A genomic region of Haliotis asinina isolate JCU_RB_2024 chromosome 1, JCU_Hal_asi_v2, whole genome shotgun sequence contains the following coding sequences:
- the LOC137255569 gene encoding uncharacterized protein — MATYANMNQYDKDLIIRFPLNFDIWAPPRQRPTCRYFTILEPLSELPVPHTPTSVSSSMSLTHTCPTLPDDSHFEEIDLNEEDPQLQLTVRSRVARFFSSVFRVRKMDA; from the exons ATGGCTACCTACGCAAATATGAACCAGTACGATAAAG ACCTCATCATCAGATTCCCCCTGAACTTTGACATCTGGGCCCCTCCCCGCCAA CGTCCCACGTGCAGATATTTCACCATCCTTGAGCCTCTGTCTGAACTGCCAGTCCCCCACACCCCTACCTCTGTGTCCAGCTCCATGTCCCTCACCCACACCTGCCCCACCCTCCCTGATGACTCCCACTTCGAGGAGATCGACCTCAACGAGGAAGACCCACAGCTCCAGCTCACCGTGAGATCGCGTGTGGCCAGGTTCTTCAGCAGCGTGTTCCGTGTTCGCAAGATGGACGCTTGA
- the LOC137255591 gene encoding meiotic nuclear division protein 1 homolog, whose translation MSRKKGLSVDEKRSRMMDFFYEKKDFFQLKELERMCQKEKGITSMSVKDILTSLVDDGMVDTDKIGTSVYFWAFPSKASQNRKRKISDLTSRLDELEAKQRSLEGQVAKAKVGKEETNEREEVLSRLTDVRGKRQAIMTELEQYKECDPEVLKQVKVDTEVAKDAANRWTDNIFSTKSWIKRKFSFEDTMIDKQFGLPDDFDYVE comes from the exons ATG TCAAGAAAGAAAGGTTTAAGTGTGGATGAGAAGAGATCTCGGATGATGGACTTCTTTTATGAAAAG AAAGACTTCTTCCAGCTGAAAGAGTTGGAGAGGATGTGTCAGAAGGAGAAAGGCATCACATCCATGTCAGTGAAGGACATCTTGACCAGCCTGGTGGACGACGGAATGGTGGACACCGACAAGATTGGGACGTCTGTCTACTTCTGGGCCTTCCCAAGTAAAGCCagtcaaaat CGAAAAAGAAAAATCAGTGACCTGACAAGTCGCTTAGATGAACTTGAGGCCAAGCAGAGGTCACTTGAAGGTCAGGTTGCAAAGGCCAAAGTCGGCAAGGAGGAAACT AATGAAAGAGAGGAAGTGTTGTCAAGACTGACTGATGTCCGAGGGAAGCGTCAGGCTATCATGACAGAGCTTGAGCAGTACAAGGAGTGTGACCCAGAAGTACTCAAGCAGGTCAAGGTCGACACAGAGGTTGCAAAGGATGCTGCAAATCGATGGACAG ACAACATCTTCTCCACAAAATCCTGGATCAAACGCAAGTTTTCCTTTGAAGATACAATGATCGACAAACAGTTTGGGTTGCCAGATGATTTTGACTATGTTGAGTGA